A single Fusobacterium sp. JB019 DNA region contains:
- a CDS encoding AMP-binding protein encodes MIFLKDHDKIGIIYNECKISYEKIVKYSKSFGQRLNIKREDKVMIFMENRPELVYSFFGIWDKKGTCVTIDSSFTSEELEYYISDCSPKYIFTSKEKLEVVKKGIELSKKDIQILMVEDIPMDYKGNDLTIALDDVDMVAIMLYTSGTTGKPKGVMLTLDNLLVNMEGLREYKMYRSEDRILGLLPMHHILPLLGSGILPLVEGSTLVFLKEVSSQAMLEALKKYKITFIVGVPKLWEVLHKKIMGKINSKKITKLVFKIATKIKNKNIRKKIFKKVHEELGGGIRFLVSGGSKLDSKIASDFLTLGIDICEGYGLTETAPMISFTPVGQIVPGSAGRLLSGIEVKIMGDGEIVVRGRNVMKGYYNKPESTAAVIDEDGWFHTGDLGEIKGNQLYVTGRKKEMIVLSNGKNINPIEIEQYLIKETNLIKEVAIIDYEGKLTALIHPDFYKLHENEITNIIETFKLGVIEKYNKKAPKYRKILDVKISKQEFPKTKIGKVRRFMLKDLINKKDEEIEDYEEPTFEEYINISNYIKELKNKKVTPKAHFELDLGMDSLDIVEFVSYIEATFGVNINEKIFIEHCTVEKLAKYVAKHSNEILDVQVNWHDRLMKLPEERLPKSNIMGKIFKGILKIPFTFYIKINKDEVENLKNNEPVIFVGNHQSFLDAFLLNQVLPNKILDKTYYFAKLKHFEKSYMKFMGENSNVILVDINKNLIGSMQMLAKALKENKNIVIFPEGTRTRDGKLSKFKKFFAILSKELNVPVQPFVIKGAYELYPRNSKYPRSGEVNIKFLDKVYPDQDITYEEFSIKLENIIKEELEK; translated from the coding sequence ATGATATTTTTAAAGGACCATGATAAAATTGGTATCATTTATAACGAATGCAAAATTTCGTATGAAAAGATTGTTAAATATTCAAAGTCATTCGGACAGAGATTGAATATAAAAAGAGAAGACAAAGTTATGATTTTTATGGAAAATAGGCCAGAATTAGTATATAGTTTTTTTGGGATATGGGATAAAAAAGGAACATGTGTAACTATAGATTCTAGTTTTACAAGTGAAGAGTTAGAATATTATATTTCTGATTGTAGTCCTAAATATATATTTACTTCTAAGGAAAAATTAGAAGTAGTAAAAAAAGGAATTGAATTATCTAAAAAAGATATTCAAATATTAATGGTGGAAGATATCCCGATGGATTATAAGGGAAATGATTTAACTATAGCCCTAGACGATGTAGATATGGTAGCTATTATGCTGTACACTTCAGGAACAACAGGTAAACCTAAAGGAGTTATGCTTACTTTAGATAACTTATTAGTTAATATGGAAGGATTAAGAGAATATAAAATGTATAGATCAGAGGATAGGATATTAGGTTTGCTTCCTATGCATCATATTCTACCTTTGTTAGGTTCAGGAATATTACCCCTAGTTGAAGGTTCAACATTGGTATTTTTAAAAGAAGTTTCATCTCAAGCCATGTTAGAAGCTTTAAAGAAATATAAAATAACTTTTATTGTGGGAGTTCCAAAACTTTGGGAAGTTTTACATAAAAAAATTATGGGGAAAATTAATTCTAAAAAGATTACAAAATTGGTTTTTAAAATAGCTACTAAAATAAAAAATAAAAATATAAGAAAAAAGATATTTAAAAAAGTCCATGAAGAATTAGGTGGAGGAATTAGATTTTTGGTTTCTGGTGGCTCAAAATTAGATTCTAAAATAGCTTCTGATTTCTTAACTTTAGGGATAGATATTTGTGAAGGTTATGGGTTAACAGAGACAGCCCCGATGATAAGTTTTACACCAGTTGGACAAATAGTTCCTGGATCAGCAGGGAGATTATTGTCAGGAATTGAAGTAAAGATAATGGGAGATGGAGAAATAGTTGTTAGAGGTAGAAATGTTATGAAAGGTTATTATAATAAACCTGAATCAACAGCAGCTGTTATAGATGAAGATGGTTGGTTTCATACAGGAGATTTAGGAGAAATTAAAGGAAATCAATTATATGTAACTGGAAGAAAGAAAGAAATGATAGTACTTTCTAATGGTAAAAATATTAATCCAATAGAAATAGAACAATATTTAATAAAAGAAACTAATTTAATAAAAGAAGTTGCAATTATAGACTATGAAGGAAAATTAACAGCTTTAATTCATCCTGATTTTTATAAATTACATGAAAATGAAATTACAAATATAATAGAAACATTTAAATTAGGGGTTATAGAGAAATATAATAAAAAAGCACCTAAATATCGTAAAATATTAGATGTTAAAATTAGTAAGCAGGAATTTCCTAAAACTAAAATAGGAAAAGTTAGAAGATTTATGTTAAAGGATTTGATAAATAAAAAGGATGAAGAAATAGAAGATTATGAAGAGCCTACTTTTGAAGAATATATAAATATATCTAATTATATAAAAGAATTGAAAAATAAAAAAGTAACACCTAAAGCACATTTTGAATTAGATTTAGGGATGGATTCCTTAGATATAGTTGAATTTGTCTCATATATAGAAGCTACTTTTGGGGTGAATATAAATGAAAAAATTTTTATAGAGCATTGTACAGTTGAAAAGTTAGCTAAGTATGTAGCGAAGCACTCTAATGAAATATTAGATGTTCAAGTTAACTGGCATGATAGATTGATGAAGTTACCTGAAGAAAGGTTACCTAAGTCTAATATTATGGGTAAAATATTTAAGGGAATATTAAAAATTCCATTTACATTTTATATAAAAATAAATAAAGATGAGGTTGAAAACTTAAAAAATAATGAACCAGTTATCTTTGTGGGGAATCATCAGAGCTTTTTAGATGCTTTTTTATTAAATCAAGTTTTGCCAAATAAAATATTAGATAAAACATATTATTTTGCTAAATTAAAACATTTTGAAAAAAGTTATATGAAGTTTATGGGGGAAAATTCTAATGTAATTTTAGTGGATATTAATAAAAATCTAATAGGATCTATGCAAATGTTAGCAAAAGCTTTAAAAGAAAATAAAAATATAGTTATATTTCCTGAAGGGACAAGAACACGAGATGGAAAATTAAGTAAATTTAAGAAATTCTTTGCAATATTATCAAAAGAATTGAATGTTCCTGTTCAACCTTTTGTAATAAAAGGAGCCTATGAATTATATCCTAGAAATTCTAAATATCCTAGATCAGGAGAAGTGAATATAAAGTTTTTGGATAAAGTTTATCCGGATCAAGATATAACTTATGAAGAGTTTAGCATAAAATTAGAAAATATTATAAAAGAAGAGTTGGAAAAATAA
- a CDS encoding lysine exporter LysO family protein: protein MLGILLSIIIGGFFGYFFQNDFLTKNSDSLVNIGLCLLLLFVGMDIGKNQTVFSKLSKFGKKIWLLPIGTIIGSFIGGYIASFITHMYVGEGIAISMGLGWYSLSAIELSKISAELGSLAFLTNVIREILAILTIPFVAKYVGHLESVSVAGATSMDTLLPIINKSTSPDISIIAFFTGITLSTAVPFLVTACVTFFNLS from the coding sequence ATGTTAGGAATATTACTTTCAATTATAATAGGTGGTTTTTTTGGCTATTTTTTTCAGAATGATTTTTTAACTAAAAATAGTGATTCTTTAGTTAATATAGGCCTTTGTTTATTACTTCTTTTTGTTGGAATGGATATTGGAAAAAATCAAACTGTCTTTTCTAAACTTTCTAAATTTGGAAAAAAAATTTGGTTATTACCTATTGGAACTATAATAGGTTCTTTTATAGGAGGATATATCGCATCATTTATAACTCATATGTATGTTGGAGAAGGAATTGCTATTAGTATGGGTCTTGGATGGTACTCTTTATCCGCTATTGAACTTTCTAAAATCAGTGCAGAACTTGGAAGCCTTGCTTTTTTAACTAATGTCATTAGAGAAATCTTAGCTATCTTAACCATTCCTTTTGTTGCAAAATATGTTGGCCATTTAGAATCTGTTTCTGTCGCTGGAGCAACTTCTATGGATACTCTTTTACCAATAATAAATAAAAGTACTTCTCCTGATATATCTATTATTGCTTTTTTTACTGGAATCACTTTGTCTACAGCTGTTCCTTTCCTAGTAACTGCCTGTGTTACATTTTTTAATTTATCTTAA
- a CDS encoding nitroreductase family protein — protein sequence MEEIFVRRSIREFSNKKVESNKVEEILRAGMQAPTAGNQRAYKFVVIENKEVLKKLSNLSLYAAPIEKCSVAIVVLKDENVARFPENLEQDLGAVVENMLLEAVYLELGAVWLGVSPLSERMDFVVDVLKLQKGEVPYCVIPIGYPGENQSNRFIDRYDEKKIRYIK from the coding sequence ATGGAAGAAATTTTTGTAAGAAGGAGTATAAGGGAATTTTCCAATAAAAAAGTAGAAAGTAATAAAGTGGAAGAAATATTAAGAGCTGGGATGCAAGCTCCTACTGCTGGAAATCAAAGGGCATATAAATTTGTAGTAATTGAAAATAAAGAAGTTTTGAAAAAATTATCAAACTTAAGCTTGTATGCAGCTCCTATTGAGAAATGTTCAGTTGCTATAGTTGTTTTAAAAGATGAAAACGTAGCAAGATTTCCTGAAAATTTAGAGCAAGATTTAGGAGCGGTAGTTGAAAATATGCTTTTGGAAGCTGTATATTTAGAATTAGGAGCAGTATGGTTGGGGGTATCGCCTTTATCAGAAAGAATGGACTTTGTAGTAGATGTTTTAAAATTACAAAAAGGTGAGGTGCCTTATTGTGTTATTCCAATTGGATATCCTGGTGAAAATCAATCAAATAGATTTATAGATAGATATGATGAAAAAAAAATAAGGTATATAAAATAA
- a CDS encoding response regulator transcription factor, translating to MKKIFIIDDENYILELLKINLEMEGFQVVTSNTGKDIVPTLDYEKPDLILLDLMLPRINGLDICKEIKSYKKYKNIGIIIISAKSEETDKILGLEIGADDYITKPFSIKEMIARINAVIRRITRNNNNTENKNQILLDSENNIILKNGKILDLQTKEFNLLKYLIKNKGRIISRKEILENVWNYDGNANTRSLDVYIRKLRIKLQDENENIITTIRGQGYKFLDSDS from the coding sequence ATGAAAAAAATATTTATAATCGATGATGAAAATTATATTTTAGAACTACTTAAAATAAATTTAGAAATGGAAGGATTTCAAGTCGTTACATCAAATACTGGAAAAGATATTGTTCCCACTTTAGACTATGAAAAACCAGATTTAATTCTTTTAGATTTAATGTTACCCAGAATAAATGGTCTTGATATATGCAAAGAGATTAAATCTTATAAAAAATATAAAAATATAGGGATTATTATTATTAGTGCTAAGTCAGAAGAAACTGACAAAATTCTTGGACTAGAAATAGGTGCTGACGATTATATAACTAAACCATTTAGCATTAAGGAAATGATTGCACGTATTAATGCAGTTATTAGAAGAATAACTAGAAATAATAATAACACTGAAAATAAAAATCAAATTTTATTAGATTCTGAAAACAACATAATTTTAAAAAATGGAAAAATTCTAGACTTACAGACTAAAGAATTTAATTTATTAAAGTATCTAATTAAAAATAAAGGCCGAATTATCTCTAGAAAAGAAATTTTAGAAAATGTTTGGAATTACGATGGAAATGCCAACACAAGATCTTTAGATGTTTATATTAGAAAATTAAGAATCAAACTTCAAGATGAAAACGAAAATATCATCACTACAATAAGAGGACAGGGTTATAAATTCTTAGACTCTGATTCTTAA
- a CDS encoding ATP-binding protein has translation MKKKLLLICFTLIITSSLITGTLSTNIIQNNYKENLFTTGVSNGNLIKKFLKNNPGINKYFFKISQQLSNLIDSRITFIDINGKPLADSFDNSIIFKNFNDNIHFNIAKNGKNNYQITKSSEKRYETMEIFLSPIEINSKNIIIMISSEMSMFKEYKKNIFIAISLSILISGFLSFILSFLFLRRFINPINKLTKASEEMSNGNFSSNLIIQSHDEVEKLAKSFNKMNFKINELLTEINNKANDLQSIIDNIMQEIFVINKNGDIILINKFAKNEFYIENNIDNIYKSKKLKNFIKYISISLNENKNIKMEIEDNSKIYLLSTNFIENKIDQIIIIIEDISKIKKVEELRKNFISNASHELKTPLTIISGFIETIKLGHFKDTSQILYFIDIIDKEVVRFKALVEKILSLSRLENSLEEKASINRINTNLVFNEIVESFKISAAKKNIVIKSNFNSDIILGYFSHEWFRIIIGNLIDNAIKFNKNNGEITLSSYISENNLILKIKDTGIGMDNQILENIFIKFYRGDSSRNSKISGTGLGLSIVKTMLDNINGKIYVSSNLGQGSTFKLTIPFISKNN, from the coding sequence ATGAAAAAAAAATTATTATTAATTTGTTTTACATTAATAATAACAAGTTCTCTTATAACGGGGACTCTCTCTACAAATATAATTCAAAACAATTACAAAGAAAATCTCTTCACAACAGGAGTTTCAAATGGAAACTTAATTAAAAAATTTTTAAAAAATAACCCTGGAATAAATAAGTATTTTTTTAAAATTTCTCAACAACTTTCAAATTTAATTGACTCTAGAATAACTTTCATAGATATAAACGGAAAACCTCTTGCAGATTCTTTTGATAATAGTATTATTTTTAAAAACTTTAACGATAATATCCATTTTAATATTGCAAAAAATGGAAAAAATAATTATCAAATAACTAAATCTTCTGAAAAAAGATATGAAACAATGGAGATTTTTCTTAGTCCTATTGAAATAAATTCAAAAAATATTATTATAATGATATCTAGCGAAATGTCTATGTTTAAAGAATATAAGAAAAATATTTTCATTGCTATTTCTTTAAGTATTTTAATTTCAGGATTTCTTTCATTTATTTTATCTTTTTTATTTTTAAGAAGATTTATTAATCCTATCAATAAATTAACTAAAGCGAGCGAAGAAATGTCCAATGGAAATTTCAGCTCTAATCTAATTATTCAATCCCATGATGAAGTAGAAAAATTAGCTAAGAGTTTTAATAAAATGAACTTTAAAATAAATGAGTTATTAACTGAAATAAACAACAAAGCCAATGATTTACAAAGCATCATTGATAATATCATGCAAGAAATATTTGTTATTAATAAAAACGGAGATATTATTTTAATAAATAAATTTGCTAAAAATGAATTCTACATAGAAAATAATATTGATAATATATATAAATCTAAAAAATTAAAAAACTTTATTAAATATATATCTATTTCTTTAAATGAAAATAAGAATATAAAAATGGAGATAGAAGATAACTCTAAAATTTATCTTCTATCTACAAACTTCATAGAAAATAAAATAGACCAAATTATAATCATTATAGAAGATATATCTAAAATAAAGAAAGTTGAAGAGCTTAGAAAAAATTTCATTTCAAATGCATCTCATGAATTAAAAACACCTCTTACTATTATAAGTGGATTTATAGAAACTATTAAATTAGGACATTTTAAAGATACTTCTCAAATATTATACTTTATTGACATCATAGATAAAGAAGTTGTCCGTTTTAAAGCTCTTGTTGAAAAAATTCTTTCTCTTTCAAGATTAGAAAATTCTTTAGAAGAAAAAGCATCAATCAACAGAATTAATACTAATTTAGTTTTCAATGAAATTGTTGAAAGTTTTAAAATATCTGCTGCTAAAAAAAATATAGTAATTAAAAGTAATTTTAACTCAGATATTATTTTAGGTTATTTTTCTCATGAATGGTTTCGTATAATTATTGGAAATTTAATTGACAATGCTATTAAATTCAATAAAAATAATGGAGAAATAACTTTATCTTCTTATATTTCAGAAAATAATCTAATTTTAAAAATAAAGGATACTGGAATTGGAATGGATAATCAAATTTTAGAAAATATTTTTATTAAATTTTATAGAGGAGATTCTTCTAGAAATAGTAAAATATCAGGAACAGGTTTAGGATTATCCATAGTTAAAACTATGCTAGATAATATTAACGGAAAGATTTATGTTTCTAGCAATCTTGGACAAGGTTCTACCTTTAAATTAACTATTCCTTTTATTTCAAAAAACAATTAA
- a CDS encoding tripartite tricarboxylate transporter permease gives MSDIIFGFLTAISPINLIAACLSVGVGITIGALPGLSAAMGVALLIPITFGMNPSTGLIVLAGVYCGAIFGGSISAILIRTPGTPAAAATAIDGYELTLKGKAGKALGTAVTASFIGGILSSISLYLFAPTLAKLALKFGPAEYFWLSIFGLTIIAGASTKSILKGLISGMLGLMISTIGMDPMFGNPRFYFGLPVLLSGVPFTASLIGLFSMSQVLLLAEKKIKKSGKMIEFDDRVLLTKKEFKQILPTTIRSTIIGNLVGILPGAGASIASFLGYNEAKRFSKEKEKFGHGSIEGIAGSEAANNAVTGGSLIPTFTLGIPGESVTAVLLGGLLIQGLQPGPDLFTIHGKITYTFFAGFIVVNVFMLILGLTGARWFAKISRVPDNYLIPLIFSLSVIGSYAIHNQIADVVIMFIFGIIGYFVNKFELNSASIVLALILGPIGEAGLRRSIIMNHGDISILFSSLVCKFLITITVLSLFSPVIMKKLQRRSVEINDKQ, from the coding sequence ATGTCAGATATAATTTTTGGATTTTTAACAGCAATTAGTCCAATAAATTTAATAGCCGCTTGTTTAAGTGTGGGAGTGGGTATTACAATAGGAGCTTTACCAGGCTTATCAGCAGCTATGGGAGTAGCCTTATTAATTCCAATAACTTTTGGTATGAATCCATCAACAGGATTGATAGTTCTTGCGGGGGTATATTGTGGAGCTATTTTTGGGGGATCAATATCAGCAATATTAATTCGTACTCCAGGAACTCCAGCAGCAGCAGCAACAGCAATAGATGGTTATGAATTAACTTTAAAAGGGAAAGCAGGAAAAGCTTTAGGAACAGCAGTAACAGCTTCTTTTATTGGTGGAATATTAAGTAGTATTTCTTTATATTTATTTGCTCCAACTTTAGCTAAATTAGCATTAAAATTTGGACCAGCAGAATATTTTTGGTTATCAATATTTGGATTGACTATTATAGCAGGAGCAAGTACTAAATCTATATTAAAAGGTCTTATTTCAGGAATGCTAGGATTAATGATTTCTACTATAGGAATGGATCCTATGTTTGGAAATCCTAGATTTTATTTTGGTCTTCCAGTTTTATTATCAGGAGTTCCATTTACAGCTTCTTTAATAGGGTTATTTTCAATGTCACAAGTTTTATTATTAGCTGAAAAGAAGATAAAAAAATCAGGAAAAATGATAGAATTTGATGATAGAGTTTTATTAACTAAAAAAGAATTTAAGCAAATTTTGCCAACAACAATAAGATCAACAATAATAGGGAATTTAGTAGGGATACTTCCTGGAGCAGGAGCAAGTATAGCATCTTTTCTAGGGTACAATGAAGCTAAAAGATTTTCTAAAGAAAAAGAAAAATTTGGACATGGTAGTATAGAAGGAATAGCAGGTTCAGAGGCAGCTAATAATGCAGTTACAGGAGGATCGTTAATTCCAACATTTACATTAGGAATTCCAGGAGAAAGTGTAACCGCGGTTTTATTAGGAGGGTTATTAATTCAAGGATTACAACCAGGACCTGATTTATTTACAATTCATGGAAAGATAACATATACTTTCTTTGCAGGTTTTATAGTTGTAAATGTATTTATGTTAATATTAGGATTAACAGGAGCAAGATGGTTTGCTAAAATTTCTAGAGTCCCAGATAATTACTTAATACCTTTAATTTTTTCGTTGAGTGTAATAGGTTCTTATGCAATTCATAATCAAATAGCAGATGTTGTGATAATGTTTATATTTGGAATTATAGGATATTTTGTTAATAAATTTGAATTAAATTCAGCTTCCATCGTTTTAGCCCTTATATTAGGGCCTATAGGAGAAGCGGGACTTAGAAGAAGTATAATAATGAACCATGGGGATATTTCAATTTTATTCTCAAGTTTAGTTTGTAAGTTCTTAATTACAATAACTGTACTTTCGTTATTTTCACCTGTAATTATGAAAAAATTACAAAGAAGATCTGTTGAAATAAACGATAAACAATAA
- a CDS encoding tripartite tricarboxylate transporter TctB family protein, translating into MVKYDRFLTIALLILESFYFVLIKGLPEKAAKYPLFVLSLMFVLTLILGIKSFASKIKENDKKEMFKSVEWKQFSLVLVVSLIYIFVIDVFGFFISTFIYLNMIMIGLKANKKISIATSAVFCVLIYVIFVIFLRVPVPSGMLI; encoded by the coding sequence ATGGTTAAATATGATAGATTCTTAACAATAGCTCTACTTATTTTAGAAAGTTTTTATTTTGTTTTAATAAAGGGACTTCCAGAAAAAGCAGCAAAGTATCCTTTATTTGTTCTTAGTTTAATGTTTGTTTTAACTTTAATTTTAGGAATAAAGTCATTTGCTAGTAAAATAAAAGAAAATGATAAAAAAGAGATGTTCAAAAGTGTAGAATGGAAACAATTTTCATTAGTTTTAGTAGTTTCACTAATATATATATTTGTAATAGATGTATTTGGATTCTTTATTTCAACATTTATTTATTTAAATATGATTATGATTGGATTAAAAGCTAATAAAAAAATAAGTATAGCAACAAGTGCCGTGTTTTGTGTTTTAATATATGTTATATTTGTTATTTTTTTAAGAGTGCCAGTTCCAAGTGGAATGTTAATATAA
- a CDS encoding tripartite tricarboxylate transporter substrate binding protein has translation MKKFLKVLGVSCVLALLGACGKEKVEKKYPSKPVEVIVAYKAGGGTDVGARILMSEAQKDFPQPFVIVNKPGADGEVGYTELLTAKPDGYTIGFINLPTFVSLPLQRHTKFSKEDAAPIMNHVYDPGVLVVRADSPWKTLEEFVKAAKERPEELTISNNGTGASNHIGAAHFAYESGIKVTHVPFGGSTDMIAALRGGHVDATVAKASEITNLVKGGELRLLASFTDKRLEKFKDIPTLKEKGYNVIFGSARAIVAPKGTPQDRLDYLNSVLKTALESESNIEKSNNSNLPLMYMSPEELGQYINNQEKYIKEIVPKLGL, from the coding sequence ATGAAGAAGTTTTTAAAAGTTTTAGGGGTTTCATGTGTCTTAGCTTTACTAGGAGCATGTGGAAAAGAAAAAGTTGAGAAAAAGTATCCATCTAAACCAGTTGAAGTTATTGTGGCTTATAAAGCTGGTGGAGGAACTGATGTAGGGGCTCGTATTTTAATGTCTGAGGCACAAAAAGATTTTCCACAACCATTTGTAATCGTTAATAAACCAGGAGCTGATGGGGAAGTTGGATATACAGAACTTTTAACAGCAAAACCAGATGGATATACAATAGGATTTATAAATTTACCAACATTTGTGAGTCTTCCATTACAAAGACATACTAAATTTAGTAAAGAAGATGCAGCACCAATTATGAACCATGTTTATGATCCTGGAGTTTTAGTTGTTAGAGCAGATAGCCCTTGGAAAACATTAGAAGAGTTTGTAAAAGCTGCAAAAGAAAGACCAGAAGAATTAACAATATCAAATAATGGAACAGGAGCATCTAATCATATAGGAGCAGCCCATTTTGCATATGAATCAGGAATAAAAGTAACTCATGTTCCTTTTGGAGGAAGTACAGATATGATTGCAGCTCTTCGTGGTGGACATGTGGATGCTACAGTTGCTAAAGCTAGTGAAATAACTAATTTAGTTAAAGGTGGAGAATTACGTTTGTTAGCTTCATTTACTGATAAAAGATTAGAAAAATTTAAAGATATTCCAACTTTAAAAGAAAAAGGGTATAATGTAATATTTGGATCAGCTCGTGCAATAGTAGCTCCAAAAGGAACACCTCAAGATAGATTAGATTATTTAAATTCAGTTTTAAAAACAGCTTTAGAATCTGAATCAAATATTGAAAAGTCTAATAATTCAAATCTTCCATTAATGTATATGTCACCAGAAGAATTAGGGCAATATATTAATAATCAAGAAAAATATATAAAAGAGATAGTTCCTAAATTAGGATTATAA
- a CDS encoding MgtC/SapB family protein — MESSFNKVDIIFRIFISIIIGGSIGYEREIKNRSAGLRTHVLVCIGACVVSLIQEELRRKSLELSLLHPDLGGLFSSDLGRYGAQVISGVGFLGAGAIMKEKKKIIGLTTAATLWVTACIGISIGWGMYFISIVSTFLVIIILATFKKLKNKI, encoded by the coding sequence TTGGAATCAAGCTTTAATAAAGTGGACATTATATTTAGAATTTTTATTTCAATAATTATAGGAGGTTCAATTGGTTATGAAAGAGAAATAAAAAATAGGTCTGCGGGACTTAGAACACATGTGTTAGTGTGTATAGGAGCTTGTGTTGTTTCTTTAATTCAAGAAGAATTAAGAAGAAAGTCTTTGGAATTATCTCTTCTTCACCCGGACTTAGGAGGATTATTTAGTAGTGATCTAGGAAGGTATGGAGCTCAAGTTATTAGTGGAGTTGGATTTTTAGGAGCAGGAGCAATAATGAAGGAAAAAAAGAAAATCATAGGCTTGACAACTGCAGCAACATTGTGGGTTACAGCATGCATAGGAATTTCTATTGGTTGGGGAATGTATTTTATTTCAATTGTTTCAACATTTTTAGTAATTATTATTCTAGCAACATTTAAAAAATTAAAAAATAAAATTTAG
- a CDS encoding DUF1015 domain-containing protein, with the protein MKNIGFCKTDILLPKKDLEKWSTIACDQFTSNINYWKDVEKITKGYPSAYNIVFPEVYLGSIDFANKINDINLKMEEYLKNDIFKEYKNSMIYVERKLLDGSIRKGIVGALDLEEYDFNIGSNSLIRATEGTVMDRLPPRVKVRKKASLEVPHILVLIDDEKKEIIEQFSKKKRELEKVYSFDLMKSGGHIEGFLLKEKDIGIVENKLSKLIGKEYFEKKYNLQGEKPFLFAMGDGNHSLATAKKCYEDLKKEIGDEKAKKSLSRFALVEINNLHDNSLKFQGIHRLIFDVDQDHFLKKLEEYSLENRKTNYETQNIILVKEKKKIKLKIKSPRHNLAVGSIQIFLDEYLKEFGGKIDYIHGEKEILEFSTDGKVGIILESIKKSQLFKTILLNGVLPRKTFSMGEAEEKRYYLESRKIR; encoded by the coding sequence ATGAAAAATATAGGATTTTGCAAAACGGATATATTATTACCTAAAAAAGATTTAGAAAAATGGAGTACAATTGCTTGTGATCAATTTACATCTAATATTAATTATTGGAAGGATGTTGAAAAAATAACAAAAGGTTATCCTTCAGCGTATAATATTGTATTTCCAGAAGTTTATTTAGGAAGTATAGATTTTGCTAATAAAATAAACGATATTAATTTGAAGATGGAAGAATATTTAAAAAATGACATATTTAAAGAATATAAAAATTCAATGATATATGTAGAAAGAAAATTATTAGATGGAAGTATAAGGAAGGGAATAGTAGGAGCTTTAGATTTAGAGGAATATGATTTTAATATAGGATCTAATTCTTTGATTAGAGCTACAGAAGGAACTGTTATGGATAGATTACCTCCAAGAGTAAAGGTTAGAAAAAAAGCTTCTTTAGAGGTGCCGCATATATTAGTTTTAATAGATGATGAAAAAAAAGAAATAATAGAACAATTTTCAAAAAAGAAGCGAGAATTAGAAAAGGTATATTCCTTTGATTTGATGAAAAGTGGAGGACATATAGAAGGATTCTTATTAAAAGAAAAAGATATTGGAATAGTAGAAAATAAATTATCAAAATTAATAGGAAAAGAATATTTTGAAAAAAAATATAATTTACAAGGAGAGAAGCCATTTTTATTTGCCATGGGGGATGGAAATCATTCTCTAGCAACAGCTAAAAAATGTTACGAAGATTTAAAAAAAGAAATAGGAGATGAGAAAGCTAAGAAAAGTTTATCAAGGTTTGCTTTGGTTGAAATTAATAATTTACACGATAATTCTTTAAAGTTTCAAGGAATACATAGACTTATTTTTGATGTTGATCAAGATCATTTTCTAAAGAAATTAGAAGAATATTCTTTAGAAAATAGAAAAACAAATTATGAAACTCAAAATATAATATTGGTAAAAGAAAAGAAAAAAATTAAACTAAAGATAAAAAGTCCAAGACATAATTTAGCAGTTGGAAGTATTCAAATATTTTTAGATGAATATTTAAAAGAGTTTGGAGGAAAAATAGATTATATTCATGGAGAGAAAGAAATTTTGGAATTTTCAACAGATGGTAAGGTGGGGATAATTTTAGAGAGTATAAAAAAATCACAATTATTTAAGACTATTTTATTAAATGGTGTTCTGCCTAGAAAAACATTTTCTATGGGGGAAGCTGAGGAAAAACGTTATTATTTAGAATCTAGAAAAATTAGATAA